One part of the Vicia villosa cultivar HV-30 ecotype Madison, WI linkage group LG6, Vvil1.0, whole genome shotgun sequence genome encodes these proteins:
- the LOC131611940 gene encoding uncharacterized protein LOC131611940, which produces MAKFGVSNEKDTYVVDLTAKSCAYRKWDLTGISCEHVIVCIWHNGLVVESFVSSYYRKTQCLATNSHIVLPSNGPRLWPVTNTEYINPPLMRRAPGRPKKAKEQIQ; this is translated from the exons ATGGCTAAGTTTGGTGTATCTAATGAGAAAGATACATATGTTGTGGATCTGACAGCAAAGTCTTGTGCTTATCGTAAGTGGGATCTAACTGGTATATCATGTGAACATGTTATTGTCTGCATTTGGCATAATGGTTTGGTAGTTGAAAGTTTTGTGTCATCCTATTATAG GAAGACACAATGTCTGGCCACAAACTCCCACATTGTGCTACCCTCAAATGGACCAAGACTATGGCCAGTGACAAATACCGAGTACATCAATCCACCACTTATGAGAAGGGCGCCAGGGAGGCCAAAAAAAGCAAAGGAACAAATCCAATGA
- the LOC131609390 gene encoding chlorophyll synthase, chloroplastic-like gives MAGFWLFALDRNLRLTTLACFEHLVFVDSLISFTIRWAGQALFGTLTPDIIVLTLLYSIAGLGIAIVNDFKSVEGDRALGLQSLPVAFGEETAKWICVGAIDITQLSIAGYLLGAGKPYYPLALLALIVPQVVFQFKYFLKDPVKYDVKYQASAQPFLVLGLLVTALATSH, from the exons atggcgggattttggctctTTGCCTTGGACCGTAATCTACGATTGACAACACTGGCTTGTTTTGAACATTTGGTTTTTGTTGATTCATTGATTTCATTTACAATTAGGTGGGCTGGTCAAGCTTTGTTTGGGACTCTTACACCAGACATTATTGTTCTCACACTCCTTTACAGCATAGCTGGC TTGGGAATTGCCATAGTTAATGATTTCAAAAGTGTTGAAGGAGATAGAGCTCTAGGACTTCAG TCTCTTCCTGTCGCTTTTGGCGAGGAAACTGCAAAGTGGATATGCGTCGGCGCTATCGACATAACACAATTATCTATCGCTG GATATCTACTCGGGGCTGGTAAACCGTATTACCCGTTGGCTCTACTTGCCTTAATAGTTCCACAAGTCGTATTTCAG TTCAAGTATTTCCTCAAGGACCCTGTGAAATATGATGTTAAATATCAG GCTAGTGCGCAACCGTTTTTGGTTCTTGGTCTGTTGGTTACTGCTCTAGCAACAAGCCATTGA